The Urocitellus parryii isolate mUroPar1 chromosome 6, mUroPar1.hap1, whole genome shotgun sequence genome includes a window with the following:
- the Angpt4 gene encoding angiopoietin-4, translating to MLSRPAMLLGGLLLAVATMVAAQRRGPEAAAQRQVHLVQSGPCSYTFVLSDPQLCPPGDPGSPDSLQRDVSPASPSASLGAWRAQRMRQLEKALENSTLRLQKLERYIQMNLRSKLARAQQHMVQNQTAAMLELGSDLLNESAARTSDVEAKVLNETSRLEVQMMETSLSTEELEKQLLQHSNELHRLQGRSSALETRLQALETQQQEDLASLREEEEQLRRLLGNHSGALAVLERSLRLASSNSSLLQMQQRQLLESVQRLVHVMAQGPGGSAAAPMRAPEQVFQDCAEIHRSGATADGVYTIRVANDSEPKKVFCGMESNGGGWTLIQRRVDGSEDFQRSWKEYKEGFGNPAGEYWLGNEAIHQLTSRATYSLRVELEDWEDQEAYAQYERFQLGSEAQLYR from the exons ATGCTCTCCCGGCCAGCCATGCTGCTGGGCGGCCTCCTCCTCGCGGTGGCCACCATGGTTGCAGCCCAAAGGAGGGGACCTGAGGCGGCCGCGCAGCGCCAGGTGCACCTGGTCCAGAGCGGCCCGTGCAGCTACACCTTCGTGCTGTCCGACCCGCAGCTCTGCCCGCCCGGGGACCCCGGGAGCCCCGACAGCCTCCAGAGGGACGTGTCCCCCGCGTCGCCCTCGGCCTCCCTGGGCGCCTGGCGGGCCCAGCGGATGCGACAGCTGGAGAAGGCGCTGGAGAACAGCACCCTGCGGCTGCAGAAG CTAGAGAGGTACATCCAGATGAATCTGAGGTCAAAGCTGGCACGGGCCCAGCAGCACATGGTCCAGAACCAAACGGCCGCCATGTTGGAGCTGGGCTCGGACCTCCTGAACGAGTCGGCGGCCCGCACCTCCGACGTGGAAGCCAAG GTGCTGAACGAGACATCGCGCCTGGAGGTCCAGATGATGGAGACCTCGCTGTCCACCGAGGAGCTGGAGAAGCAGCTGCTGCAGCACAGCAACGAGCTGCACCGGCTGCAGGGCCGCAGCAG CGCGCTGGAGACGCGGTTGCAGGCCCTGGAGACGCAGCAGCAGGAGGACCTGGCCAGCCTCCGcgaggaggaggagcagctgcGGCGCCTGCTGGGCAACCACAGCGGCGCCCTGGCTGTCCTGGAGCGCAGTCTGCGCCTCGCCAGCAGCAACTCGAGCCTTCTGCAGATGCAGCAGCGCCAACTGCTGGAGTCGGTGCAGCGCCTGGTGCACGTGATGGCGCAGGGCCCCGGCGGGAGCGCGGCAG CCCCCATGAGGGCCCCTGAGCAGGTGTTCCAGGACTGCGCCGAGATCCACCGCTCCGGAGCCACCGCCGACGGCGTCTACACCATCCGTGTGGCCAACGACTCGGAGCCCAAGAAG GTGTTCTGTGGCATGGAGTCCAACGGAGGCGGGTGGACCCTCATCCAGCGCCGTGTGGATGGCAGCGAGGATTTCCAGCGGAGCTGGAAGGAGTACAAAGAG GGTTTCGGAAACCCAGCGGGGGAATACTGGCTGGGCAATGAGGCCATCCACCAGCTCACCAGCAGGGCCACCTACTCTCTGCGCGTGGAGCTGGaggactgggaagaccaagaGGCCTACGCCCAGTACGAGCGATTCCAGCTGGGCAGCGAGGCCCAGTTGTACAGGTAG